Below is a window of Pecten maximus unplaced genomic scaffold, xPecMax1.1, whole genome shotgun sequence DNA.
GAAACTCATCACTCTGCATGTCGCAAACTTTATAAATATGGtcgtcgccatcttggaagataaatcttccagcttcgagacagaagaggtagaagatcttccagaagcagaagagctacaaatcgagtgatAGGAAGATATtttctagaaggagaagagtgcaaatcgagttgACCTCTGTAAGGGTGAAGACTGTCATCAGTTAAACCTGTCTGTGTCTCAGCTGATAATAGAATGGAGGTCATCGAGGATCCTCACAGTGTTATACTGATAgagatattatattatatataaatacatgtacaatgtatattttcaaaccTGTTATAGATTTCCCCCTCTTCCTATAGGTTTATGGCTTTGGACAGCAAATGCAGGAACAAACAGATGAAGATAGTCTGATGTCCGAGGTGGAGCCAAAAGACATTATCAAATTTGGCATGATCCCCGAGTTTTGTGGTCGCATGCCTATCCTAGTCCCGTTCCATGGACTTTCAACAGAAATGCTCGTGGAAATCCTGACAAAGCCTAAGAATGCTGTAGCAAATCAGTTCATAGCCCAATTTAGGACGGAGAAAGTAAGCTGCTTCGTTGATTACTGATTTACCACCAGGTTTTGTCTCACTGATTATCGTCTGACAATTTTAAGTGTTCTGTTGGTATTAGAAACTGGTtcaccacctacatgactctgcccaTTGCTAGATTTCATCTCACCGAGTATCATAGTTAGACCTGTGTTCTGTTGGCGTTCGTTacttactggtttaccacctacatgactctgcccattgctaggtttcatcTCACCGAGTATCATAGTTAGACCTGTGTTCTGTTGGCGTTCGTTacttactggtttaccacctacatgacacTGCCCATTGCTAGGTTTCCTCTCACTGACTATCATCAGACCTGTGTTCTGTTGGAGTTCGTTacttactggtttaccacctacatgactctgcccaTTGCTAGGTTTCCTCTCACTGACTATCATCAGACCTGTGTTCAATTGGTGTTAATTACTGGTtcaccacctacatgactccacccaTTGCTAGGTTTCTACTCGCTATATATAACCGTCTGTCCTATATCTAAAGTTGAAgcatatatttttaaaaagacgGTTCCAGGCCCTTGTAGTGTCCTGTCCTGTTTGTTACTACGGCGTCACTCATAGTAGCAGGGTAACTTGACATGGTTAGGGGGAGGACGTGTTTTAATGAATTTGGTTACGTTATGTTTTTGATGTCCATCCAAAATCTCCCAATAACTATTTCCTAAGAGTGTCCAAACCTCGGGCCAGCGCTATTGTGCCTCCTCTTGACGAAATAACCACAGATAATAGTAATGTCCTTGCTAGATGACTTAGCTCTCACACTGGCTGCTTTAAATACTCactctgggttttttttttttccattttgtgaccttgacctaatgAGTTTCTTTAGAGTTGCTATTTCCAACATTTTTTTGCTGTACATACACCCTGGTGTTTTtataatctaattaaaattaatgtTCATTATCCACTACGTAAACTCCATATGAACATCAAATGTTTTGTGATCTATTAGGTTATTAAATACGGACTGACAGAGTGAGTGTCAGGAGGATATTAGAGTGGAGAAGAATATAGAGATTGGTTTATAGACAGGAATCCTAGCTGTTATTAGTCTACTAGTGGTGAAACTCGGGGGAACTACAGAGTCTGTCCGTCTCATTTGTACTTAACACCAAAGTATGTCAGAGATTTTACAGCTTCATTCCTTGGgggatttttatcaaacttcacacaatgataaaggaccataatatcttggTCAAGGTCAGAGTTTCAGGTATTTTtggtcatggtcaaggtcatggtTATTATTTTtagctggtaggggacatgtattgctttagctgGAAATGAAAACATACCTGTTATATAACTGATAAAGATGTTGTTAATGTCATGATGAGACCAatggggacatgtattgctttagtgCTACCCAGTATGCTCCTTTTGCTGGCAGGCATAACTAACATGTCTTGTATAAGGCAGGGAGTGGGGTGAAAATCTGattaaaatttacagattatcACTCTGTATTATCAAGTAGTGTATCAATTTTTAATCGGAATTGGGAGCAagataagggaggtaactccttgTTTCACTTTATAATTACGGTAGaacatttataaaatgaatGGCTTGCAACAAAGGCATGTAAGTCATTGACCTTGACTTCGTAGCTCAAAGTCACTGTCAAGGTTCAAAGTCAAATAACTGGTTAGAGAAGAGAAGCGTAAAGAAAAGAAAGAGAAAACGTAGGTATAAAGCATAGAAAAACGACCGTCAGAACGATAACATGTCTACGACCATTTTCTGGATGGAAAccccgtgttttgatcttgatcaaatctagtttttattattttttatgattttgtgattgttaatatttttttcagtgtcAGCTGGTTTTCACGCCTGATGCATTGCACACCATTGCAGAATCAGCCTTTCAAAAGAAAGTTGGAGCTCGGGGTCTCCGGTCGTTGTTGGTAAGTGTGTCTCCTTTTGATCACAATCAACTTCCCGAAAGACAATTAAGTGATGTTTAATACTATGGCGCTGTACGTCAATCCAT
It encodes the following:
- the LOC117320049 gene encoding ATP-dependent Clp protease ATP-binding subunit clpX-like, mitochondrial gives rise to the protein MQEQTDEDSLMSEVEPKDIIKFGMIPEFCGRMPILVPFHGLSTEMLVEILTKPKNAVANQFIAQFRTEKCQLVFTPDALHTIAESAFQKKVGARGLRSLLENLLEEALFEVPNSNIKKVIITKEVVQGHQPPNYFTS